Proteins encoded within one genomic window of Thioploca ingrica:
- a CDS encoding 30S ribosomal protein S7 — translation MPRRRIIAKRVILPDPKYRDETVAKFINVVMKSGKKSVAEQIIYGALDKVAEKTKAEPLEIFGKALDNVRPIVEVKSRRVGGSTYQVPVEVRPIRRTALAMRWLAEAARKRGEKSMGLRLAAEILDAYENKGTAIKKREDMHRMAEANKAFSHFRW, via the coding sequence ATGCCAAGAAGAAGAATTATCGCCAAGCGTGTTATTTTACCCGATCCCAAATATCGGGATGAAACCGTTGCTAAATTTATTAATGTAGTGATGAAAAGTGGTAAAAAATCAGTAGCGGAACAGATTATTTATGGCGCTTTAGATAAGGTTGCTGAAAAAACCAAGGCGGAACCATTAGAAATTTTTGGTAAAGCATTAGACAATGTTCGCCCGATAGTCGAAGTGAAATCAAGGCGAGTAGGCGGTTCAACTTACCAAGTTCCAGTGGAAGTTAGACCGATTCGCCGTACTGCATTAGCGATGCGCTGGCTAGCAGAAGCTGCCCGGAAGCGTGGTGAGAAATCAATGGGACTTCGTTTAGCAGCGGAAATTTTAGATGCTTATGAAAATAAAGGAACTGCAATAAAAAAACGGGAAGATATGCACCGTATGGCTGAGGCTAATAAAGCATTTTCACATTTTCGCTGGTAA
- a CDS encoding translation elongation factor EF-G, which translates to MARKTPIEHYRNIGIMAHIDAGKTTTTERVLYYTGVSHKLGEVHDGAATMDWMVQEQERGITITSAATTCFWRGMALQYPEHRINIIDTPGHVDFTIEVERSLRVLDGACAVFCAVGGVEPQSETVWRQANKYGVPRLAFINKMDRMGADFLRVVEQIRTRLGTKPVPIQLPIGAEDHFEGIIDLVKMRAIYWDDSTLGMKFEERDIPPDMQTACEEWREKMIEMAAEANEELMNKYLEEGTLSAREIHQGLRQRTLANELVPTLCGSAFKNKGVQAMLDAVIDYLPSPVDVPPIRGVLNDAAQTEATRPASDDAHFAALAFKVATDPYVGSLTFFRVYSGVLLSGDTIFNPVKSKRERIGRILQMHANTREEIKEVRAGDIAAAVGLKDVTTGETLCDKEHIITLEKMDFPEPVIAVAVEPKTKADQEKMGISLSKLAAEDPSFRVKTDEESGQTIISGMGELHLEIIVDRMRREFNVEANVGAPQVAYRETIRKTVEQEGKFVRQSGGRGQYGHVWLKLEPKEPGNGYEFVNAIVGGVIPREYVPAIDKGVKEQMQNGVIAGYPVVDVKVTVFDGSYHEVDSSEMAFKIAGSQAFKEGAKKAGALLLEPIMSVEVVTPEDYMGDVMGDLNRRRGILQGMEDIPTGKTIKAEVPLGEMFGYATVLRSLTQGRASYTMQFAKYQEAPTSIAEAVIKKHHQ; encoded by the coding sequence GTGGCACGTAAAACACCCATTGAGCACTATCGCAACATTGGTATTATGGCGCATATTGATGCGGGTAAGACCACAACAACAGAGCGCGTTCTTTATTATACCGGTGTATCACATAAACTTGGTGAAGTACATGATGGTGCTGCCACCATGGATTGGATGGTGCAAGAACAAGAACGTGGTATTACCATTACCTCGGCAGCAACCACCTGCTTTTGGCGTGGGATGGCTTTACAATACCCGGAACATCGCATTAATATCATTGATACCCCAGGGCATGTTGATTTTACGATTGAGGTAGAACGTTCACTACGAGTATTAGATGGTGCCTGTGCGGTATTTTGTGCCGTGGGTGGGGTTGAACCTCAATCAGAGACAGTATGGAGACAAGCGAATAAATATGGCGTTCCGCGCTTAGCGTTTATCAATAAAATGGATAGAATGGGTGCCGATTTTTTGCGGGTAGTCGAACAGATAAGAACCCGACTGGGTACTAAACCGGTGCCAATCCAATTGCCCATTGGCGCCGAAGACCACTTTGAAGGGATTATTGACCTAGTCAAGATGAGAGCAATCTACTGGGATGACAGTACGCTGGGTATGAAATTTGAGGAACGCGATATTCCGCCAGATATGCAGACAGCCTGTGAGGAATGGCGAGAAAAAATGATAGAAATGGCTGCAGAAGCCAATGAAGAATTAATGAATAAATATTTAGAAGAAGGAACCTTATCCGCACGGGAAATTCATCAAGGTTTACGGCAACGTACTTTAGCGAATGAGTTAGTGCCAACCTTATGTGGTTCTGCCTTTAAAAATAAAGGTGTACAAGCGATGTTAGATGCGGTTATTGATTACTTACCTTCTCCAGTGGACGTTCCGCCCATTCGAGGGGTACTTAATGATGCCGCACAAACTGAAGCAACTCGCCCAGCTTCTGATGATGCTCATTTCGCAGCCTTAGCTTTCAAAGTAGCCACTGATCCTTATGTGGGTTCGCTTACTTTTTTCCGAGTTTATTCGGGAGTGCTCTTGTCTGGAGATACCATTTTTAACCCGGTCAAAAGTAAACGAGAAAGAATTGGACGTATTCTACAAATGCATGCGAATACGCGAGAAGAAATCAAAGAAGTACGGGCCGGGGATATCGCCGCCGCGGTAGGATTAAAAGATGTGACTACCGGTGAGACGCTTTGTGATAAAGAGCATATTATTACCTTAGAAAAAATGGATTTCCCTGAGCCGGTTATTGCAGTGGCGGTCGAACCGAAGACTAAAGCAGATCAGGAAAAGATGGGGATTTCTTTATCTAAATTAGCGGCTGAAGATCCCTCTTTTCGAGTTAAAACTGATGAAGAATCAGGCCAAACAATCATTTCGGGAATGGGTGAACTGCATTTAGAAATCATTGTGGATCGCATGCGTCGAGAATTCAACGTCGAAGCCAATGTGGGTGCGCCACAAGTGGCTTATCGTGAAACAATTCGTAAAACCGTTGAACAAGAAGGTAAATTTGTTCGACAATCCGGTGGACGTGGTCAGTATGGGCATGTGTGGTTGAAATTAGAGCCGAAAGAACCAGGGAATGGTTATGAATTTGTCAATGCCATTGTGGGTGGTGTTATCCCTAGAGAATATGTTCCGGCTATTGATAAAGGGGTGAAGGAACAGATGCAAAATGGCGTTATCGCTGGTTATCCGGTAGTCGATGTCAAAGTCACGGTTTTCGATGGCTCTTATCACGAAGTTGATTCGAGTGAAATGGCTTTTAAAATTGCTGGTTCACAAGCTTTTAAGGAAGGTGCTAAAAAAGCCGGTGCCCTATTACTAGAACCGATTATGTCGGTTGAAGTCGTTACGCCGGAAGACTATATGGGAGATGTCATGGGTGATTTAAATCGCCGGCGTGGCATATTGCAAGGGATGGAAGATATCCCCACGGGAAAAACCATTAAGGCTGAAGTACCGTTAGGAGAGATGTTTGGTTATGCAACCGTTTTACGTTCGCTTACCCAAGGTCGTGCCAGTTATACCATGCAATTTGCTAAATATCAGGAAGCACCAACTAGCATTGCTGAAGCAGTGATAAAAAAACATCATCAATAA
- a CDS encoding cytochrome c, class I — translation MKQLARLKIVLTITTLLFTGVGVAQPAEVILQIKDNNKQIRTFSLSQLKMILPSAVVKVLDPYEQHLEQYRSFAINALFDYLYGDNWQQQEEILLTCMDGYQSSLPVKHFLQYKGFLAYEKLDSPRFEINDDLLQQPVVELTPFYLIWDNVNQPHSSQLSQWPYQVMNIEFVTFAERFPQMTPPDGSSDNVKRGFLTFRNFCQNCHSINGDGGNSRAMDLNYPISVMEYMDETKLKIWINNPTNILPDTTMPAFPHYIKNRERQIGDIIAYLKTMAQYKREPAGEVLTSP, via the coding sequence ATGAAACAATTAGCTCGTTTAAAAATCGTTTTGACAATAACGACATTGTTATTTACTGGCGTTGGCGTTGCACAACCGGCTGAAGTTATCCTACAAATTAAGGATAACAACAAGCAAATCAGAACATTTTCTCTTTCACAACTCAAGATGATTCTTCCTTCTGCTGTTGTTAAGGTATTGGATCCTTATGAACAACACCTTGAGCAATATAGAAGTTTTGCCATTAATGCTCTCTTTGATTATCTCTATGGAGATAATTGGCAACAACAAGAGGAAATATTGTTAACCTGTATGGATGGCTATCAATCTTCTCTTCCGGTGAAACACTTTCTGCAATATAAAGGTTTTTTAGCCTATGAAAAATTGGATTCACCGCGATTTGAAATAAATGATGATCTTCTCCAGCAACCCGTTGTGGAATTAACGCCATTTTACTTAATTTGGGATAATGTCAACCAACCTCATTCTTCTCAGCTATCACAGTGGCCTTATCAAGTCATGAATATCGAGTTTGTCACCTTTGCCGAGAGGTTTCCTCAAATGACACCACCAGATGGGAGCAGTGACAATGTCAAACGCGGGTTTCTTACTTTTAGAAATTTTTGCCAAAATTGCCATTCGATCAATGGAGACGGTGGTAACAGCAGAGCGATGGATTTAAATTATCCAATTAGTGTCATGGAGTACATGGATGAAACCAAATTGAAAATCTGGATTAATAACCCTACTAATATTCTCCCTGATACGACTATGCCAGCTTTTCCTCACTATATAAAAAATCGTGAACGACAGATAGGTGATATTATTGCCTATTTGAAGACCATGGCTCAGTATAAACGTGAACCGGCGGGGGAGGTATTGACTTCTCCCTAG
- a CDS encoding radical SAM family protein has translation MQIYAIEVTSCCNLHCSYCPQPSMQRAKEHIPLTLFEKALDYPFGMDVVVGHLFGEALLHPDLLKITQLCHERGLAFGFSTNTLLLNLVQLEQLIMAGLSWLVISFHTPQAKMWVATLQKTFPELPVFTSSLETKHDWAGQVHSKLVKSFHNQGDCIFHAYNLVTITVQGDILACCLDASGKSRLGSLFDYSPQEFALLNNEIWFELCQQCPLRLVNPTPEYVTLQNMAQQIHHYRQHFLAKPTTSLTLYL, from the coding sequence ATGCAAATTTATGCTATTGAAGTCACCAGTTGTTGTAATCTGCATTGTTCCTATTGCCCACAACCCTCTATGCAACGTGCTAAGGAACATATCCCATTAACTTTATTTGAAAAAGCCTTAGATTATCCTTTTGGCATGGATGTTGTCGTGGGACATTTATTTGGCGAAGCGCTGTTACACCCAGATTTGCTTAAAATCACACAATTGTGCCATGAGCGCGGACTCGCTTTTGGCTTTTCTACCAATACGTTACTGCTTAACCTTGTCCAGTTGGAACAATTAATAATGGCTGGATTGTCCTGGCTAGTCATCTCCTTTCACACGCCTCAAGCTAAAATGTGGGTAGCAACCCTCCAAAAAACTTTTCCCGAATTGCCAGTGTTTACCAGTTCATTAGAAACTAAACACGATTGGGCAGGGCAAGTGCATTCTAAATTGGTAAAAAGTTTTCATAATCAAGGAGATTGTATTTTTCATGCTTACAATTTGGTCACGATCACCGTACAAGGAGATATTTTGGCGTGTTGTTTGGATGCGAGCGGTAAAAGTCGTTTAGGCTCGCTATTTGACTATTCACCGCAGGAATTTGCATTATTAAACAACGAGATTTGGTTTGAACTTTGTCAACAATGTCCCCTGCGCCTAGTCAATCCCACCCCTGAATATGTCACGCTCCAAAATATGGCGCAGCAAATTCATCATTATCGTCAACATTTCCTTGCTAAACCCACCACCTCACTCACTCTTTACCTCTGA
- a CDS encoding peptidase M23B → MRKINKLLLILLLFLPVTGQAGKINNLSFNENKLVIHHQGCYLKQPLTGTNKLILPLEHCTSMAGKIPRSTGNLKQIHWAQHDPTTVWIVVTFLTDYQFEIVPSPDKYTICLAKSCGLKQSPEDLEKLTQSQTLMFSLENTLFQIPLKNMLIAEFLDRSIGFVPHDIIRDGLPHFGSKRDDWKKKTRKHLGYDIYTDKVDVIAAAPGVVSRIGKSYQAGLYIKLNHDNNLTTVYVHLNQALVKKGQFINRSEVIGRIDGAAGNAISPQLHFEIKVKNKNIDPLPLIEKFYQADQPIKDKIQYFKQQLIKSTQYRDHLVEQYLLKH, encoded by the coding sequence TTGAGAAAAATAAATAAATTATTGCTTATATTGTTACTGTTTCTTCCAGTTACCGGTCAGGCAGGTAAAATAAATAATCTATCTTTTAATGAAAATAAACTCGTTATTCATCACCAGGGTTGTTATTTAAAACAACCGCTTACTGGAACTAACAAACTTATTTTACCTTTAGAACATTGCACCAGTATGGCTGGCAAAATTCCCCGGTCGACGGGTAACCTAAAGCAAATTCACTGGGCACAACATGATCCTACCACGGTATGGATAGTGGTTACTTTCTTAACCGATTATCAATTTGAAATAGTCCCTTCTCCTGATAAATACACCATTTGTCTGGCAAAGTCGTGTGGGCTAAAACAATCCCCCGAAGATTTAGAAAAATTAACCCAATCCCAAACGCTCATGTTTTCACTGGAAAATACCTTGTTTCAAATTCCTTTAAAAAATATGTTGATAGCAGAATTCCTTGATCGTTCTATTGGTTTTGTTCCCCACGATATTATTAGAGATGGATTACCTCATTTTGGATCTAAGCGTGACGATTGGAAGAAGAAAACGAGAAAACACCTCGGGTATGATATTTATACGGATAAAGTGGATGTGATTGCTGCCGCACCTGGCGTTGTTAGTCGGATTGGCAAAAGTTATCAAGCGGGTTTATACATTAAACTTAATCATGATAACAATCTAACTACGGTTTATGTTCATCTTAATCAAGCCTTAGTCAAAAAAGGTCAATTTATCAACCGCAGTGAAGTGATAGGACGGATTGATGGTGCTGCCGGTAATGCCATTTCACCTCAGTTACACTTTGAAATCAAAGTAAAAAATAAAAACATTGATCCGTTGCCACTAATTGAGAAATTTTATCAAGCTGACCAGCCAATTAAGGACAAAATTCAGTATTTTAAACAGCAACTTATCAAGTCAACTCAATACCGAGACCATTTAGTAGAACAGTATTTACTAAAACATTAG
- a CDS encoding cytochrome c, class II, translating into MVNQFKIGLMGTLLSIGINTIVDAAENKTTDAIEYRQAAFEVLAWNFGPMGAMVKGKIPFDAKTFAERAANVAFLSKMPLEGFIPGSEQGETDAKPIIWQEWDDFKAKMGQLQEKSAKLAEVAKTATKVEEVANQFGETAKVCKGCHEKYRED; encoded by the coding sequence ATGGTGAATCAGTTTAAGATCGGTTTAATGGGCACTCTATTATCTATTGGTATCAACACCATAGTCGACGCAGCGGAAAATAAAACGACAGATGCGATTGAATATCGCCAAGCGGCTTTTGAGGTGCTCGCATGGAATTTTGGCCCGATGGGCGCTATGGTTAAAGGCAAGATTCCCTTTGATGCCAAAACTTTTGCAGAAAGAGCCGCTAATGTGGCTTTTTTAAGCAAAATGCCGCTAGAAGGTTTCATTCCCGGTTCTGAGCAAGGTGAAACTGATGCTAAACCGATAATTTGGCAAGAGTGGGATGATTTCAAAGCAAAAATGGGACAACTTCAAGAGAAATCAGCCAAGCTAGCTGAAGTAGCCAAGACTGCTACCAAAGTAGAAGAAGTAGCTAATCAATTTGGTGAAACCGCTAAAGTTTGTAAAGGTTGTCACGAAAAATATCGAGAAGATTAA
- a CDS encoding pentapeptide repeat-containing protein — translation MSDISKLNINNLDKLKMTNKCGGCHLRGVDLSETNLNGADLSYADLVGADLSRAYLFKANLSAANLMGTDLSWADLSNADLREANLKAADLKKADLSESDLSKTDLSEADLTEADLRWADLYQAKLRGAVLSHADLSGADLTEADLSDANLTGANLTRADLTNAILMNTNLNEAILTNTIGIEPT, via the coding sequence ATGAGTGATATTAGTAAATTGAATATAAATAATCTGGATAAACTTAAAATGACTAATAAGTGTGGTGGCTGTCATCTAAGAGGAGTTGATTTAAGTGAAACTAATTTAAATGGTGCTGACTTAAGTTATGCTGATTTAGTCGGTGCTGATCTCAGTCGGGCTTATTTATTTAAAGCCAACTTAAGTGCCGCTAATTTAATGGGTACTGATTTAAGCTGGGCTGATCTCAGTAATGCTGATTTAAGAGAAGCCAATTTGAAAGCAGCGGATTTAAAAAAGGCGGATTTAAGTGAATCCGATTTAAGCAAAACCGATTTAAGCGAAGCGGATTTGACCGAGGCGGATTTAAGATGGGCTGATTTATATCAAGCAAAATTGCGTGGTGCCGTTCTCAGTCACGCTGATTTAAGTGGAGCTGATTTAACCGAAGCCGATTTGAGTGACGCTAATTTAACTGGAGCTAATTTAACTCGTGCTGACTTGACTAATGCCATTTTAATGAACACGAATCTAAATGAAGCTATTTTAACCAATACGATTGGGATAGAACCGACTTAA
- a CDS encoding translation elongation factor Tu, translated as MSKAKFERNKPHVNVGTIGHVDHGKTTLTSAITQCMAKKYGGEFRAYDQIDNAPEEKARGITIATAHVEYQSETRHYAHVDCPGHADYVKNMITGAAQMDGAILVVSAADGPMPQTREHILLARQVGVPYILVYLNKADMVDDEELLELVEMEVRELLDSYQFPGDETPVIVGSALKALEGDETALGTGSIIKLVEAMDGYIPEPKRDIDQPFLMPIEDVFSISGRGTVVTGRIERGKVRVGEEVEIVGLRDTAKTICTGVEMFRKLLDEGVAGDNVGVLLRSTKREDVERGQVLAKPGSITPHTHFEAEVYVLSKEEGGRHTPFFNGYRPQFYFRTTDVTGACELPEGVEMVMPGDNIKIVVKLISPIAMEDGLRFAIREGGRTVGAGVVAKIIE; from the coding sequence GTGTCCAAGGCAAAATTTGAACGCAACAAGCCCCATGTGAACGTCGGGACGATAGGTCACGTCGATCATGGCAAAACCACCCTAACCTCAGCCATAACCCAATGCATGGCCAAAAAATACGGTGGCGAATTTCGCGCCTATGATCAAATTGACAATGCCCCGGAAGAAAAAGCGCGTGGAATTACCATAGCGACCGCCCATGTCGAATACCAATCGGAAACGCGGCACTATGCCCATGTTGACTGTCCTGGTCATGCCGACTACGTCAAAAACATGATCACCGGTGCCGCGCAAATGGATGGCGCGATCCTAGTGGTATCGGCGGCGGACGGGCCGATGCCGCAAACCCGCGAACACATCCTGCTCGCGCGGCAAGTGGGCGTGCCCTATATTCTGGTCTACCTGAATAAAGCCGACATGGTCGACGATGAAGAACTCCTGGAACTGGTGGAAATGGAAGTCAGAGAACTGCTCGATAGCTACCAATTTCCGGGAGACGAAACCCCGGTGATCGTCGGCTCCGCCCTGAAAGCCTTGGAAGGAGATGAAACGGCTCTGGGAACCGGCTCGATTATTAAACTGGTCGAAGCGATGGACGGTTACATTCCGGAACCCAAACGTGACATCGATCAACCGTTTTTAATGCCGATCGAAGACGTCTTTTCCATCTCCGGTCGTGGCACGGTGGTGACTGGCCGAATCGAACGGGGTAAAGTCCGCGTCGGTGAAGAAGTCGAAATTGTCGGCTTGCGTGACACCGCCAAAACGATCTGTACCGGCGTCGAAATGTTTCGCAAACTGTTAGATGAAGGCGTGGCGGGAGATAACGTCGGCGTGTTGTTACGAAGCACCAAACGGGAAGATGTCGAACGGGGCCAAGTGTTAGCCAAACCGGGCTCGATTACGCCACATACCCACTTTGAAGCGGAAGTGTACGTGTTGAGTAAAGAGGAAGGTGGACGTCATACGCCGTTTTTCAATGGTTATCGGCCGCAGTTTTACTTTCGTACCACCGATGTGACTGGCGCGTGTGAATTACCCGAAGGCGTGGAAATGGTGATGCCGGGGGATAATATTAAGATTGTGGTCAAGTTAATTTCCCCGATTGCGATGGAAGACGGGTTACGGTTTGCTATCCGGGAAGGGGGTCGAACTGTGGGCGCGGGTGTTGTCGCTAAGATTATAGAATAA
- a CDS encoding 30S ribosomal protein S12: MATINQLVRNPRKSQPTKSSVPALNGCPQKRGVCTRVYTTTPKKPNSAMRKVARVRLTNGIEVTTYIGGEGHNLQEHSVVLIRGGRVKDLPGVRYHTIRGSLDTSGVNSRRQGRSKYGAKRPKS, translated from the coding sequence ATGGCAACAATTAATCAGCTCGTGCGGAATCCGCGCAAAAGTCAACCGACTAAAAGCAGTGTACCGGCCTTAAATGGTTGCCCACAAAAGCGAGGCGTATGTACCAGAGTGTATACTACCACGCCTAAAAAGCCCAATTCGGCTATGCGCAAAGTTGCTCGCGTTCGTCTGACTAATGGAATAGAAGTAACCACTTACATTGGTGGAGAAGGTCATAATTTACAAGAACACTCCGTGGTATTGATCCGCGGGGGTCGGGTTAAAGATTTACCGGGCGTACGATATCATACCATACGTGGTTCATTAGATACCTCGGGAGTGAATTCAAGACGTCAAGGTCGTTCCAAATATGGTGCTAAACGGCCTAAATCTTAA
- a CDS encoding serine/threonine protein kinase: MTLALEEQQHRNTLPKGFWLNEYQIETVLGKPGGFGITYLATDTHLRQLVAIKEYLPSEFAIREGRSTVYVRSSSYEESFQWGLKCFIEEARVLARFNHPSIVRVLRFFEANGTAYMVMEYQQGKCLSDYLKQGGILPEQELLTIILPLLDGLQEIHKAGFLHRDIKPNNIYIREDKMPVLLDFGSARYAVGQKSRSVTSIVTPGYAPLEQYDTELNEQGAWTDIYALGAVMYCLISGEAPPAATRRVRKDPMPPAIKIGEGKYNKNLLQAIDWALKLSGEDRPQSVEQWREKICTDPTPFTLGPADKSPPRWTLFNLASIVIILLLLVTIGLLWQQQDHEIQVAIERIRQETTATLGKEQLARQQVEEKLKLVENRFNLEKQRRKEVEIDYRQAQALIEVARRFEPEILGKQEISFEEFHYYDITNVPENDGFLNIREFPGHLNKIVGKIPKDEKCVEYLGGGELRFVGKHVWVKVAYKDVQGWVNSYYLMRSDRNCQPEKPVEKNK; the protein is encoded by the coding sequence ATGACGCTAGCCTTGGAAGAGCAACAACACCGTAATACTCTCCCGAAAGGGTTTTGGCTCAATGAATATCAAATTGAGACAGTACTCGGAAAGCCGGGTGGTTTTGGAATCACTTATTTGGCAACCGATACGCATCTGCGGCAATTAGTTGCTATCAAAGAATATTTGCCCAGTGAATTTGCTATCCGTGAAGGTAGAAGTACTGTTTATGTCCGCTCCTCTTCTTATGAAGAATCGTTTCAATGGGGATTAAAATGCTTTATTGAAGAAGCACGAGTTCTGGCCCGCTTTAACCATCCCAGTATTGTAAGAGTATTACGCTTTTTTGAAGCCAATGGCACCGCCTATATGGTAATGGAATATCAACAAGGCAAATGTCTTTCGGATTATTTAAAACAAGGCGGCATCTTACCTGAACAAGAATTATTAACCATTATCTTACCTCTCTTAGATGGTCTCCAAGAAATCCACAAAGCCGGCTTTTTACATCGTGATATCAAACCCAACAATATTTATATTCGCGAAGACAAAATGCCGGTATTGCTGGATTTTGGTTCGGCTCGTTATGCGGTTGGTCAGAAAAGTCGTAGTGTCACCAGTATTGTCACACCCGGTTATGCCCCCTTAGAACAATATGACACTGAGTTAAATGAGCAAGGTGCCTGGACTGATATTTATGCACTCGGTGCAGTGATGTACTGTCTCATTAGTGGTGAAGCGCCGCCAGCGGCAACTCGTCGTGTCAGAAAAGATCCGATGCCCCCGGCAATCAAAATCGGCGAAGGCAAATACAACAAAAATTTATTACAAGCGATTGATTGGGCATTAAAACTCAGTGGTGAAGACCGACCTCAAAGTGTCGAACAATGGCGTGAAAAAATTTGTACTGATCCGACTCCCTTTACGCTTGGACCAGCCGATAAATCTCCACCCCGTTGGACTTTATTTAACTTGGCTAGTATAGTCATTATATTATTGCTTTTAGTCACTATCGGTCTATTATGGCAGCAACAAGACCATGAAATACAAGTTGCTATAGAACGTATCCGTCAAGAAACCACCGCCACGCTTGGCAAAGAACAACTTGCCCGCCAACAGGTCGAAGAAAAATTAAAATTAGTTGAAAATAGATTCAACCTCGAAAAGCAACGTCGTAAAGAAGTTGAAATCGACTATCGGCAAGCACAAGCCCTGATAGAAGTAGCAAGGCGTTTTGAACCGGAGATCCTCGGTAAACAAGAAATTAGTTTTGAAGAATTTCATTATTACGATATTACTAACGTACCAGAAAATGATGGCTTTTTAAATATTCGGGAATTTCCGGGTCATCTCAATAAAATTGTCGGTAAAATACCTAAAGATGAAAAATGTGTTGAATATTTAGGCGGAGGAGAATTGCGCTTTGTCGGTAAGCACGTGTGGGTAAAAGTAGCTTATAAGGACGTACAAGGGTGGGTTAATTCTTATTACCTGATGAGAAGTGATCGAAATTGTCAACCGGAGAAACCTGTTGAGAAAAATAAATAA
- a CDS encoding sodium/proline symporter has protein sequence MNIATLITFVIYLIGLIILGIIAYRKTHDLADYILGGRQLSSGVTALGVGASDMSGWLLLGLPGAVYASGLNQIWIVVGLIIGAYLNWLLLAKRLRVDTEKANNALTIPEFLHNRFQDHSQLLRIFSALVILVFFTFYVSSGLVSSATLFENSFGLNYTIALWISALIIMGYTFIGGFLAISWADVFQGLLMLLALIIVPIVAIVEMGGWESTMSAIASVQSTSLEPFYDTNVLEIISLMAWGLGYFGQPHILARFMAVKSVQAIPKARRIAMTWMIASLLGATLTGLVGIAYFANNPLDDPEEVFLVLSQVLFNPWITGILLAAVLSAIMSTVDAQLVVASSALTDDFYRAFLYPNANQSQLVWIGRLAVVGVTMVALIIAQNPESTILDLVGYAWAGFGSSFGPVIIFSLFWPMMTRNGALAGLFSGAIMVVLWRYLTDQGFIPFSLYEMVPAFILSSIAIVVVSWLDKGLGLNNPS, from the coding sequence ATGAATATAGCAACTTTAATCACGTTTGTTATTTACCTCATAGGATTGATAATATTAGGTATTATTGCCTATCGCAAAACTCACGATTTAGCTGATTATATACTCGGGGGACGACAATTAAGTAGTGGTGTAACTGCATTAGGCGTTGGTGCGTCCGACATGAGTGGTTGGTTGTTATTAGGATTACCAGGTGCTGTGTATGCCTCTGGACTAAATCAAATTTGGATTGTGGTCGGCTTGATTATCGGTGCCTATTTGAATTGGTTATTGCTGGCCAAACGGTTACGTGTTGATACGGAAAAAGCGAATAATGCCTTGACAATTCCAGAATTTTTACATAATCGCTTTCAAGATCATTCTCAGTTATTACGTATTTTTTCAGCGTTAGTCATTCTCGTTTTTTTTACTTTTTATGTCTCTTCCGGATTGGTGAGTAGCGCAACCTTGTTTGAAAATAGTTTTGGGTTAAATTACACCATCGCTTTATGGATTAGCGCTCTGATTATTATGGGTTACACCTTCATTGGTGGCTTTCTAGCCATTAGCTGGGCAGACGTTTTTCAGGGACTTTTAATGTTATTGGCATTAATTATTGTACCGATTGTCGCCATTGTTGAAATGGGTGGCTGGGAATCCACAATGAGTGCTATTGCTTCTGTTCAATCCACTTCATTAGAACCATTTTATGATACCAATGTGCTAGAAATTATTTCACTCATGGCTTGGGGACTGGGTTATTTTGGACAACCTCATATTTTAGCTCGCTTTATGGCCGTGAAATCAGTGCAAGCTATTCCCAAAGCACGTCGAATTGCGATGACTTGGATGATAGCTTCGCTGTTGGGGGCAACTTTGACTGGTTTAGTTGGAATTGCTTACTTTGCCAACAACCCCTTAGATGATCCAGAAGAAGTTTTTTTAGTATTAAGCCAAGTGTTATTCAATCCCTGGATAACCGGTATTTTGTTAGCAGCAGTCTTGTCTGCCATCATGAGTACGGTTGACGCTCAACTCGTCGTGGCTTCCAGTGCGCTGACTGATGATTTTTATCGAGCATTTTTATATCCTAACGCCAATCAGTCTCAATTAGTTTGGATTGGGCGATTAGCCGTAGTTGGCGTTACCATGGTTGCCCTTATCATTGCTCAAAATCCAGAGAGTACCATTTTAGATTTGGTGGGTTATGCTTGGGCTGGATTTGGGAGTTCATTTGGTCCAGTGATTATTTTCAGTTTATTTTGGCCAATGATGACACGTAATGGCGCGCTGGCTGGGTTGTTTAGTGGTGCGATAATGGTGGTATTATGGCGTTATTTAACTGATCAAGGCTTCATCCCCTTTTCACTTTACGAAATGGTTCCAGCGTTTATACTCAGTAGCATTGCCATTGTCGTGGTAAGTTGGTTGGATAAGGGATTAGGACTAAACAATCCATCGTAA